The DNA sequence CCTTCGGGGGCATGGTGCTGGTTAGCCCTGAGCGGGGCTGGGGTTGCCTATGTTGCCTTTTATGCCTGGCGGCACCTGGGCGAGAACCGCCCAACCCTCGAAGCCTCGCCCTACCCCTCTTTAGGCCCTGCCAACATGCTGACGCTCACCCGCGGCCTGGCGGTGGCGTTGATGCTGGGCTTCTTCTGCCCCCACACGGCCACAGGGTGGGGGCCGGGGCTGCTTTACACTTTCGTGGCGCTGACCGACTGGTGGGACGGGCTTCTGGCGCGCCTCACCGGCCACACCTCCCTCCTGGGACAACGCCTGGACATGCTGGTAGACAGCGTGGGGGTGCTCGCTGCGTCGGGGCTGGCCGTAGCCCTTGGCCGCCTGCCGTGGTGGTACCTCAGTGTAGGCCTGGCCCGCTACGCCTTCCTGGGGTGGGAAGCCCTGCTACGCGCGCGCGGACGCACCCCGCGGCCTATCCCTCCCGACCCGCAGCGGCGGGCCAACGCCGGCTTGATGATGAGTTTCCTGGCCGCGGCCTTGTGGCCGCTTTTCTCACCGCGTGCCCTTGCCCTGGTCGGCGTCTGGTTTCTCATTCCCTTCCTGGCGCTTTTCCTGCGCGACGGCGCCTGGGAAGCCGGGCTTGGCAAGGCCCCCTCTCCCACCACCGACGCCACGCAGCGCGGCTGGCATAAAGCCCAAGCGCTCCTCCGCCTGCTGGCAGCCCTTGTTTTCCTCATCACCCTGCAACACCCCACGGTAGAGCCTGCCGCCCGCTGGGCGGGCACGCTACTGGCCGCGCTTCTGGTGCTGGGCATCCTCCCCCGCCTGGCCGCGCTGGGCAGCCTGCTGACACTGGGCGCTGCATGGACGGGGGGGCTTCC is a window from the Chloroflexota bacterium genome containing:
- a CDS encoding CDP-alcohol phosphatidyltransferase family protein, whose amino-acid sequence is MVKAPRDFIGWLGLSVAALGAGFLWQRAYAPSGAWCWLALSGAGVAYVAFYAWRHLGENRPTLEASPYPSLGPANMLTLTRGLAVALMLGFFCPHTATGWGPGLLYTFVALTDWWDGLLARLTGHTSLLGQRLDMLVDSVGVLAASGLAVALGRLPWWYLSVGLARYAFLGWEALLRARGRTPRPIPPDPQRRANAGLMMSFLAAALWPLFSPRALALVGVWFLIPFLALFLRDGAWEAGLGKAPSPTTDATQRGWHKAQALLRLLAALVFLITLQHPTVEPAARWAGTLLAALLVLGILPRLAALGSLLTLGAAWTGGLPLEAAGMLSAAMLTTVAFYGGGAACLWAPDDRIFLTHVGPRASTAPPQTTD